One genomic window of Solanum dulcamara chromosome 10, daSolDulc1.2, whole genome shotgun sequence includes the following:
- the LOC129870493 gene encoding uncharacterized protein LOC129870493 has protein sequence MASKLVMITVFVLDLIAFALAVAAEQRRSTATIQTDSEQVYTYCVYDSDISTGFGVGAFLFLMVGQILIMVASRCFCCGKPLSPGGSRGCALLLFIACWVTFFIAEVCLLAGSVRNAYHTKYRSSLLFNDKPVSCETVRKGVFAAGAAFIFFTSIINKFYYVSYSNAKGGAGPYGGEAVVGMAGYK, from the exons ATGGCTTCGAAGCTAGTAATGATCACTGTCTTTGTTTTGGATCTAATTGCTTTTGCTTTGGCTGTTGCTGCTGAACAGAGACGAAGCACG GCCACGATTCAAACAGATAGTGAGCAAGTGTATACCTATTGTGTCTATGACTCCGACATTTCAACTGGATTTGGCGTTGGTGCATTCTTATTTCTCATGGTTGGTCAAATCCTTATAATGGTGGCAAGTCGTTGCTTCTGTTGTGGAAAGCCTTTGAGTCCTGGTGGTTCAAGGGGTTGTGCTCTTCTTTTATTCATCGCGTGTTG GGTTACTTTCTTCATAGCTGAGGTGTGCTTGTTGGCTGGTTCAGTTAGGAACGCGTACCACACCAAGTATAGATCATCGCTCTTGTTTAATGATAAGCCTGTATCTTGTGAGACCGTGAGAAAGGGAGTTTTTGCAGCTGGAGCGGCGTTCATTTTCTTCACCAGCATAATCAACAAGTTTTACTATGTGTCTTACTCTAATGCTAAGGGTGGCGCTGGACCATATGGTGGAGAAGCTGTTGTGGGTATGGCAGGCTACAAATGA